A single genomic interval of Bacillus sp. es.036 harbors:
- a CDS encoding aldo/keto reductase, whose translation MKQRNLGNTGIQVSEVGFGAWQLGNEKDWGKMTEDEAIHLVRNAMDSGCTFFDTAPNYGAGKSEELLGKAFEGKRDQVVISSKCGHHSNGEQNFEPEQLMSSVEDSLRRLHTDYLDSLFLHNPPFSTLNGNSPQFEVLEKLKKQGKIRAYGASVDTGVEMDELLNNTDSQIIEVMFNLFHQEPAAAIQSAEQQGVGVITKVPLDSGWLTGKYDGTSRFSGIRSRWSAEEIERRGRLAEQVRRILGHDISMAQAALQFILSYQEVSTVIPGAKDIQQFNQNIAASEGSLSIEIINELKDIWAEEIKDSKLPW comes from the coding sequence ATGAAACAACGGAACTTAGGAAATACAGGAATACAAGTGTCCGAGGTTGGATTTGGAGCATGGCAACTAGGTAATGAAAAAGACTGGGGAAAGATGACCGAGGATGAAGCTATTCATTTAGTGAGGAACGCGATGGATTCCGGGTGTACGTTCTTTGATACTGCTCCTAACTATGGAGCTGGGAAAAGTGAAGAATTGCTTGGAAAAGCTTTTGAAGGAAAAAGAGATCAGGTGGTCATTAGCAGTAAATGTGGGCATCATTCGAATGGTGAACAAAACTTCGAACCTGAACAGTTGATGAGCTCAGTAGAAGATAGTTTACGAAGGTTACATACAGATTATCTTGATAGTCTATTTCTTCATAACCCGCCTTTCTCAACTCTTAATGGAAACAGCCCGCAGTTTGAAGTACTGGAAAAACTAAAGAAGCAAGGGAAGATCAGAGCATATGGAGCTTCGGTAGATACTGGAGTAGAGATGGATGAACTATTAAATAATACGGACAGTCAGATTATTGAGGTTATGTTTAATCTCTTTCATCAAGAACCAGCGGCTGCTATACAATCAGCTGAACAGCAAGGGGTTGGCGTGATTACGAAGGTGCCTCTCGATTCAGGCTGGCTGACAGGAAAGTATGATGGGACTAGTCGATTTAGCGGAATCAGAAGCAGATGGAGTGCAGAAGAAATTGAACGAAGAGGAAGGTTAGCCGAACAAGTTCGACGTATTCTGGGACATGATATTTCAATGGCACAAGCAGCACTGCAATTTATTCTTTCTTATCAAGAAGTGTCTACCGTTATTCCTGGAGCAAAAGATATTCAACAATTCAACCAGAATATAGCTGCATCAGAAGGTAGCTTATCGATCGAAATAATCAACGAGTTAAAGGATATTTGGGCAGAAGAAATTAAGGATTCGAAGCTACCCTGGTAA
- a CDS encoding nuclease domain-containing protein, producing MVTRYKDKKMPFSCYFEDRFERKYEVKELWKSEEDMEVSNFPILKENSIIGLQFYVEEEVMYDPQSYCSVQTNLYDESDEQVVLKHSLKLGDTDKEWVYQGGNDEEFPWRMGVYFLEVYYKGERYLGGINVLPHHLNERQVKEIHDYLNEQVQDIIYDFVYSNKTFSKNDETVLPKYWYYDYARKIAEVYEEFMYCMTAIEKNPKERMESVYKPSVRSGKIDQKSIRWSLSNKGLEKNAGIHQNNFQLNKKKMTNYDSKENRWIKNILLIWKRDILNVASYIKRDLNNYSNKLKKQKEEYDRIYQEKEFLMSKRDPGEYTKRNVKSQMLMIEKDMNNTRTKVSILKGKLDILSKMESKLIYFMKNTFLENVERGMRKPFLKKNQYYRVDSIFEELKRIRENKGENNQLTPILKPTWQIYEYFCLFKVVKILRDSGYSLIEGIDEDVLNLYFEDKIQEGTKFVLESENKVVHIWYDHYHAHTEQEALDKGELFYTPNPKKKPDLKIDFFTKTHNGQLFDTSVVMDAKFSQLKTIYNHQYRNRTTEQLLGYYSYFCVLPEAGHRPCVDRVVCLYAGEGIRDVQKRYENIIYLRLHPLLDDTGTYVVGEEELRNILQLSS from the coding sequence ATGGTTACACGTTATAAAGATAAAAAAATGCCGTTTTCTTGTTATTTCGAGGATCGGTTTGAGCGCAAGTATGAAGTGAAGGAGTTGTGGAAGAGTGAAGAGGATATGGAGGTTTCTAACTTTCCCATTTTAAAAGAGAACTCCATTATTGGTCTTCAGTTTTATGTTGAAGAAGAAGTAATGTATGATCCACAATCGTATTGCAGTGTTCAAACGAACTTGTACGACGAATCGGATGAACAAGTCGTATTAAAACATTCCTTGAAATTAGGGGATACAGATAAGGAATGGGTTTACCAAGGGGGAAATGACGAGGAATTCCCATGGAGAATGGGGGTCTATTTCCTGGAGGTTTATTATAAAGGTGAAAGATATCTGGGGGGGATTAATGTCCTACCTCATCATTTGAACGAGAGACAAGTAAAAGAAATACACGACTATCTGAATGAGCAGGTTCAAGATATAATTTATGATTTTGTTTACAGTAATAAGACATTTTCAAAAAATGATGAAACAGTACTACCTAAGTATTGGTATTACGATTATGCTAGGAAAATCGCTGAGGTATATGAGGAGTTTATGTATTGTATGACAGCGATTGAGAAAAATCCTAAGGAAAGAATGGAATCGGTGTATAAGCCTTCGGTTCGTTCGGGTAAAATTGATCAGAAAAGTATCCGTTGGTCGCTATCAAATAAGGGTTTGGAGAAGAACGCAGGAATTCACCAGAATAATTTCCAACTAAATAAGAAAAAAATGACAAATTATGATTCTAAGGAAAATCGGTGGATAAAAAATATACTTTTGATATGGAAAAGAGACATCTTAAATGTAGCCTCCTATATTAAGCGTGATCTGAATAATTATAGTAATAAACTAAAGAAACAGAAAGAGGAATATGATCGTATTTATCAGGAAAAAGAATTTCTTATGAGTAAGAGGGATCCAGGCGAATATACAAAGAGAAATGTCAAAAGTCAAATGTTAATGATTGAGAAAGATATGAATAATACAAGAACCAAAGTCTCCATATTGAAAGGAAAGTTAGATATTCTAAGTAAAATGGAGAGTAAGTTAATTTACTTTATGAAAAATACCTTCTTAGAAAATGTTGAAAGAGGTATGAGAAAACCTTTCTTGAAGAAGAATCAATACTATCGTGTAGATTCTATTTTTGAAGAATTGAAAAGAATCCGTGAAAATAAAGGTGAAAATAATCAATTAACCCCTATTTTAAAACCAACTTGGCAAATTTATGAGTACTTTTGTTTGTTTAAAGTAGTTAAAATACTTAGAGATTCCGGTTACTCACTAATTGAAGGTATAGATGAAGATGTTTTAAATCTATATTTTGAAGATAAAATCCAAGAAGGAACTAAATTTGTTTTAGAAAGTGAAAATAAAGTTGTTCATATATGGTATGACCATTATCATGCTCATACAGAACAAGAAGCTCTTGATAAAGGAGAACTTTTTTATACACCCAATCCTAAGAAAAAACCTGATCTTAAAATTGACTTCTTCACTAAAACACATAATGGCCAATTATTTGATACTTCAGTAGTGATGGATGCTAAATTTAGTCAATTGAAAACAATTTATAACCATCAATATAGAAACCGGACTACGGAGCAATTATTAGGTTATTATAGTTATTTCTGCGTTCTCCCTGAGGCTGGACATCGCCCATGTGTTGATAGAGTGGTGTGTTTATATGCAGGTGAAGGAATCCGTGATGTTCAAAAAAGATATGAAAACATTATCTATTTAAGATTACACCCATTGCTTGATGATACAGGTACTTACGTAGTTGGAGAAGAGGAGTTGAGAAATATACTACAATTATCTTCTTAA